From the genome of Deltaproteobacteria bacterium IMCC39524:
TCGGCACATTGAAGATCGCACAGCCATGATCCTTGATCCGATGCTGGCAACCGGAGGCAGTTTAATCGCCACCATCGACATGCTTAAGGAAGCCGGATGCAAGAGAATCAAGGGCCTCTTCCTGGTGGCGGCGCCTGAGGGGATTGCGAATCTGCAGGAGAAACATCCGGATGTTGACATCTACGTAGCAGCAGTCGATGAAAAGTTGAATGAGGTCGGCTACATTATTCCAGGCCTCGGTGATGCCGGCGATAAAATTTTCGGCACCAAATAATCATAAAGAGGAGCAGATATGTCAGATAGCCAGCAGCACTACCGCATCAGTCTCAACCCGAAAGAAATAGTCATTGGTGCCCAGATGCTTTTTGTCGCATTTGGCGCACTGGTCCTGGTGCCCTTACTCACGGGCCTCAACGCTAACGTTGCACTCTTTACAGCAGGCGCCGGAACATTAATTTTTCAGGTTGTAACCAGGGGAAAGGTTCCTGTTTTCCTGGCGTCAAGCTTTGCCTTTATCGCGCCGATCATCTACGGTGTTCAACAATGGGGCATCCCCGGCACCATGTGTGGCCTGCTCGCTGCGGGTTTCCTTTACGTCATCATCAGTTTCAGCATTCGTATCTTCGGTTCTGACATCCTCCATAAAATTCTGCCCCCGATTGTTACCGGTCCCGTCATCATGGTTATTGGACTGGTCTTGGCGCCAGTTGCCGTACACATGGCTTCAGGACGCACGGGGGATGGCTCGGCATGGCTGGTTCCGGAACCAACAGCCTTCATCATTGCCGGAGTTGCCCTGGTAGTCACGGTACTTGTCTCACTGCTCGGCAGAGGTCTGTTTCGCCTGATCCCTATCCTTTGTGGCATTGTAGCCGGATACCTGACAGCCTTGGTCCTCGATGCTACGGGAACCTCGGCAGCCTTCCAGGCGAGCTTTGACCCGGGCACCCTGCAAAATTGGACCGGCCCTACCCTAGTCTCCATGCAGAAGGTTTTCGCTGCGCCCTGGCTGGCCGTGCCCGACTTCACTCTACCCGTCTGGAACCTGGAAGCCATCCTCTTCATCGTACCGGTGGCCATTGCACCGGCCATAGAACACTTTGGTGACGTTCTGGCGATCGGTAGCATCACGGGAAAAGATTACGTTGACGACCCAGGCATCGACAAGACAATGCTCGGCGACGGCCTTGCTACCAGCATGGCTGCACTACTCGGCGGCCCCCCCAACACCACCTACTCTGAAGTCTCCGGGGCTGTCGCCCTGACCCGCTCCTTCAACCCGGCGGTCATGACCTGGGCAGCAATTACAGCTATCCTGCTTGCCTTCGTCGGCAAACTGGGGGGCTTCCTGAATACCATACCTGTACCCGTTATGGGTGGCATCATGGTTCTACTTTTCGGTGCGATTGCCGTCATTGGTATCAACACCCTGGTCAGAGCCGGCACAGACCTCATGCAACCACGCAATCTGACGATTGTTGCTGTCATTCTGGTTTTTGGTATTGGCGGCATGAGCTTCGACCTGGCAGTTGTCAAGCTCGGCGGCATCGGACTGGCAGGAATTATCGGGGTTGTTCTCAACCTGGTTCTTCCGCAAGCGAGAGATTAAGCGCGGGACAAACAGACTCAACAAAAAAGCACCCTCATCGAGGGTGCTTTTTTAATTCAATCTTTGCTCACAGAGAAGCGACAAGAAAGATCACGAGCTATCGACCATTGCCGGCACAGGACAAAAAGTTTCTCCTTAACGTTCTCTTATAGCGGAAGCGTCGAAACCAGCTTTTTAAGAAACCTTGGTTTACGTTCTTCTGGTTGGATCTGATCGACAACTTCCCTGCGAATGTTGCCATTCGCATCGATAGTGATTTTCAGGTCTTTCTTTTCCATGTTGCCCCCCGACAAAACAAGTCAATCTGATTAAGCATTAAAATCGGCTAAACT
Proteins encoded in this window:
- a CDS encoding uracil-xanthine permease family protein, producing MSDSQQHYRISLNPKEIVIGAQMLFVAFGALVLVPLLTGLNANVALFTAGAGTLIFQVVTRGKVPVFLASSFAFIAPIIYGVQQWGIPGTMCGLLAAGFLYVIISFSIRIFGSDILHKILPPIVTGPVIMVIGLVLAPVAVHMASGRTGDGSAWLVPEPTAFIIAGVALVVTVLVSLLGRGLFRLIPILCGIVAGYLTALVLDATGTSAAFQASFDPGTLQNWTGPTLVSMQKVFAAPWLAVPDFTLPVWNLEAILFIVPVAIAPAIEHFGDVLAIGSITGKDYVDDPGIDKTMLGDGLATSMAALLGGPPNTTYSEVSGAVALTRSFNPAVMTWAAITAILLAFVGKLGGFLNTIPVPVMGGIMVLLFGAIAVIGINTLVRAGTDLMQPRNLTIVAVILVFGIGGMSFDLAVVKLGGIGLAGIIGVVLNLVLPQARD